Part of the Nitrosophilus alvini genome, GAACAGACTGATGGAGAGTATAGACATACTTACTGTTGCAGGAAATATAGAAGACCCCGATACATACATAAAAATGCACGACAAAAGTGCTGATCTGTTTATTGCAGTTACAGACCTTGATGAAGCAAATATCATATCTACTCTTATAGCCGATGATATGATAAAAGTCGATAAAAAGATAATAAGGCTCAAAAACAGCTTTTTTGCAAAAAGCTCGATAGCAAAAAAACTTGAAATTACTGAAGCTGTTTTTCCGTATGAAGCGACTGCTGCTTCGGTTGAAGCTCTTTTTGATTTTCCAAAAGCAAACAATGTAAAAAGCTTTATACATACCTCTTTCAAACTTATTTCCGTAAGGGTTCAGATAAAACCGGAAAAGATATTGAAAGTATCCGATATTGCAAATGAAAAAACAGCCGTAGCGGGAATAGAAAGAGATAAAAGTTTTTTTATTCCGGACCTTGATACTCAGATAAGAGAAGGGGATCTTGTATATATATTCGGAGATGAAAATATTATAAAAGAGATATGTTCGGTATTGGACACAAAACTGCCTAAAAAAATAAAAAGGGTAGTAATTTTCGGAGCAAAAATATCAGGTTTAGAGATTGCAAAAAAACTTGCCGTAAAAAATATCGACATTAAAATAATTGAAAGTGATATAGAATTATGCAAAAAAGCATCATATACTCTGCAGGAAAATGTCACAGTAATAAACAGCAAATACAAAGAACATCATCTGTTTGAAGAAGAGGGGCTGAAAAATGCCGATATGCTTATAGCATCAAGCGATAATGACGAAGAGAACATCATAAGATGTATAGAGGGTAAAGAGTACGGAATAGAAAAAGTTGTGGCCATCAACAACGATATGGAGTATTACGCTCTTATGCACAAACTGGGAATAGTAGTTGTAAGAGGACCAAAAACCAATGCATACTATTCTATTCTTGAAAAGATTGCTTCAAGTTCCGTCATAAGCGAAAAGCACTTCTGCGGAGGAAGAGGTGTTGTTTTTATGAGAAAAGTGTTTCCCAACTCAAAACTCATCGGAAAAGAGATCAGGGCTATCAGGTATAGAAAAGCGCGGTTCTATCTACTTAGAGAAAACAGAATTTTCTCTTTTTCAAAAGAGATAGTCTGCAAAGAGGGAGATATAATAACCGTATTCGGATATACATCCGAAGAAGAGAGGCTGAAAGAATGGATATACTCTCTTTAAGAAGTATACTTAAATTCAACGCCTACATAGGATTGGCAATATCTATCTTCTTTCTGATACCTATTGGTGCGGGATTGATATATTCGGAAAATATCAAAGATTTTTTTCTGTTTGATCTTCTTCTTTTCGCAGGCAACTTTGCCGTAATCGCTTTCTTTTTCAAACACAACATAAAACTCGGTATAAAAGAGAGTATAATTTCCGTAAACCTCGTCTGGATTCTTTGCAGCCTATGGGGAGCCATTCCCCTTTTACTCTATACCGATATCGGATTTTGGGACGCTTTTTTTGAAGCTGTAAGCGGCTTTACTACAACCGGGGCTACAATATATACCGATATTGATTCGCTGCCCAAATGGGTTCTTCTTTTGAGGTCTTTAATGCACTGGCTTGGAGGAATGGGTATCATCGTCCTCGGAGTAGGACTTTTTTCTTTGATAAATCCTACAGGCTCGCTAACTCTCTTCAAAGCCGAATCAACAGGTATAAAACTCGAAAAACTGACCCCAAAAATAAAAGATACAGCAATCAGACTATGGGGAATATATCTTTTTTTGACTCTCATTGATACCCTTTTGCTCAAAATCGGCGGAATGAACCTGTTCGATGCTGTAAACCACGCATTTTCAACCATATCTACAGGCGGATTTTCTACAAAAACAGAATCTCTGGGGCATTGGCAGAGCCCTTTTATCTTGTGGGTGACAACAGTTTTTATGATAATTTCCGGGATAAATTTTCTTGCGCATCTGAAGCTTTTTTACAAAGATTTCAGAGCTTACAACAGCGAAGAGGTAAAATGGTATCTGAAAATCTTTCTTCTTCTCTCAATCTTGCTGACAACTGTACATTTTTTCAGCAGTGGCGATACCTTTTTTGACTCTATAACCCACTCATTTTTTACAATAGCTTCTATTTTGACAACAACAGGCTTTGCATCTTTAGATTATGAACAGTGGGGAGCTATGGCAACAGCGCTTGTATTTGCAGCCATGCTTATCGGAGGAAATGCAGGGTCTACCGCCGGAGGAGCAAAAGTAATAAGATATGTTGTACTTTTCAAAAACTTATCCGTACAGATAAAAAGGATTCTTCATCCCAGTGCTGTTATAGGGATATTTGTTGACGGTCAAAGAATAAAAAATGATGTACTTGGATCGACTGCCGGTTTTCTGCTTCTTTTTGCCGCGACAAATACACTCATAGCGCTTTATCTTTTTGCAAGAGGATATGATACTCTTACATCGGTAAGTACCGCAATAGCTATTGTGGGCAATATAGGTCCCGGATTTTCTCTGACCGGTCCGGCTCAAAACTATGCACTATTCAGCTGGGCGGACAAAGCCTTACTCTCTTTCGGCATGATTGCAGGCAGACTAGAGTTTTATACAGTTATTATGCTGTTTAGCAGAGAGTTTTGGAAGAGATTCTGATGAATAAAAACATTGTATATCTTGGGATCGTAAGTTTTTTTACGGATATGGCGACCGCCATGACAGTTCCTCTGATTCCCATATACATAGTATATGCTCTTCATGAAGGAGTAGACAAAGTAGGCATCATAGCTTCGCTCTCCGCTTTTGTCTCATACGGACTGAGATTTTTTTCAGGATATATCAGCGACAGGTACGGGATTGTAAAACCTCTTGTGGTTACAGGATATCTCTTTTCCGCATTTTCAAAGCCGCTTCTTGCTTTCACTGCGGACTGGAGAGGGGTTGCCCTTCTTAGAAGTCTTGAGAGATTTGGAAAAGCTTTGCGCTCCGCGCCGAAAGATATGATGATATCGTACTATTCATCAAAAAACAGGGAAGGAAAAAGTTTCGGTTTTCACAAAACACTTGATATTGCAGGAGAGATGAGCGGAAATATTATACTTTTTGCTCTGCTGTACTATTTCGGAAGTTCAAAAGAGATAATACAAAATATTTTTATATCTACCGCCATACCCGGAGTTATAGCGGTGATCATTATGATTTTCTTTGTCCGTGATATAAAAAAGGAAAAAAAGAAAATCAGATTTACCCTCAGGGATAAAGAGAAAAAAATTCTAAAAGTATTAGGATTTTATTTTGCTTTTATCTTTTTCATCTTTTCACAGCCTTTTTTTATTCTAAGAGCAAAAGAAGCCGGTTTTTCTACACATACCATACCGCTTTTGATGATACTTTTTACGCTTGTTCAGACACTTACAAGTTATAAACTGGGAATCCTTACAGACAAAATCGGTGCTAAAAAGATTCTTTTTATGAGTATGGGGGCCGGATTTTTGGCAGTTTTGTCTCTGATAGACAAGAGTACTGTCTGGTTCGCATTTCTCTTTTTCGGAATATTCATGGTAGGCTCTTTGAACGCTTTGAGGGCATACATATCAAAAGAGAGTGTAAACCAAGGAACCGTCTACGGTATTTTTTATACATTCAATGCCATTACGGCATCTTTGGGTGCTCTTGTTTCCGGATATTTGTGGGAACATCTAGGCTTTAATGCAGCACTTCTTTTCTCGAGTACCGGTATGGCAGTGGTACTACTCTTTTATGCAGCAAAAACACTTCCGGATATCAAAAATGGCTGATCTGGTTATAAAAGAGGTTAGCGTCAAATATAAAGATATAACGGCTTTGAAACCGGTATCCTTTGAAGCCGACAGCGGCGAAAT contains:
- a CDS encoding MFS transporter translates to MNKNIVYLGIVSFFTDMATAMTVPLIPIYIVYALHEGVDKVGIIASLSAFVSYGLRFFSGYISDRYGIVKPLVVTGYLFSAFSKPLLAFTADWRGVALLRSLERFGKALRSAPKDMMISYYSSKNREGKSFGFHKTLDIAGEMSGNIILFALLYYFGSSKEIIQNIFISTAIPGVIAVIIMIFFVRDIKKEKKKIRFTLRDKEKKILKVLGFYFAFIFFIFSQPFFILRAKEAGFSTHTIPLLMILFTLVQTLTSYKLGILTDKIGAKKILFMSMGAGFLAVLSLIDKSTVWFAFLFFGIFMVGSLNALRAYISKESVNQGTVYGIFYTFNAITASLGALVSGYLWEHLGFNAALLFSSTGMAVVLLFYAAKTLPDIKNG
- a CDS encoding NAD-binding protein — encoded protein: MDIIIAGAGRVGFRLAKTLSIKHNVTVIDQNEDALNRLMESIDILTVAGNIEDPDTYIKMHDKSADLFIAVTDLDEANIISTLIADDMIKVDKKIIRLKNSFFAKSSIAKKLEITEAVFPYEATAASVEALFDFPKANNVKSFIHTSFKLISVRVQIKPEKILKVSDIANEKTAVAGIERDKSFFIPDLDTQIREGDLVYIFGDENIIKEICSVLDTKLPKKIKRVVIFGAKISGLEIAKKLAVKNIDIKIIESDIELCKKASYTLQENVTVINSKYKEHHLFEEEGLKNADMLIASSDNDEENIIRCIEGKEYGIEKVVAINNDMEYYALMHKLGIVVVRGPKTNAYYSILEKIASSSVISEKHFCGGRGVVFMRKVFPNSKLIGKEIRAIRYRKARFYLLRENRIFSFSKEIVCKEGDIITVFGYTSEEERLKEWIYSL
- a CDS encoding TrkH family potassium uptake protein, translated to MDILSLRSILKFNAYIGLAISIFFLIPIGAGLIYSENIKDFFLFDLLLFAGNFAVIAFFFKHNIKLGIKESIISVNLVWILCSLWGAIPLLLYTDIGFWDAFFEAVSGFTTTGATIYTDIDSLPKWVLLLRSLMHWLGGMGIIVLGVGLFSLINPTGSLTLFKAESTGIKLEKLTPKIKDTAIRLWGIYLFLTLIDTLLLKIGGMNLFDAVNHAFSTISTGGFSTKTESLGHWQSPFILWVTTVFMIISGINFLAHLKLFYKDFRAYNSEEVKWYLKIFLLLSILLTTVHFFSSGDTFFDSITHSFFTIASILTTTGFASLDYEQWGAMATALVFAAMLIGGNAGSTAGGAKVIRYVVLFKNLSVQIKRILHPSAVIGIFVDGQRIKNDVLGSTAGFLLLFAATNTLIALYLFARGYDTLTSVSTAIAIVGNIGPGFSLTGPAQNYALFSWADKALLSFGMIAGRLEFYTVIMLFSREFWKRF